A region from the Onychostoma macrolepis isolate SWU-2019 chromosome 18, ASM1243209v1, whole genome shotgun sequence genome encodes:
- the ube2na gene encoding ubiquitin-conjugating enzyme E2Na, with the protein MAGLPRRIIKETQRLLAEPVPGIKAEPDEGNARYFHVVIAGPQDSPFEGGTFKLELFLPEEYPMAAPKVRFMTKIYHPNVDKLGRICLDILKDKWSPALQIRTVLLSIQALLSAPNPDDPLANDVAEQWKTNEAQAIETARTWTRLYAGNNIEV; encoded by the exons ATGGCAGGGTTGCCCCGCAGGATCATTAAG gaaaCACAGCGTTTGTTGGCAGAGCCGGTGCCAGGTATAAAGGCAGAGCCAGATGAGGGGAACGCTCGCTACTTCCATGTGGTCATCGCCGGACCTCAAGACTCCCCCTTTGAGGGAGGAACTTTTAAACTTGAACTCTTTCTTCCTGAAGAATATCCCATGGCAGCTCCGAAAGTACGCTTCATGACCAAAATATATCACCCCAATGTAGACAAGCTGGGAAGAATATGTCTAGATATTTTGAAAG ATAAGTGGTCTCCAGCCTTGCAGATCCGCACAGTGCTGCTATCAATCCAGGCATTACTAAGCGCTCCCAACCCTGATGATCCTCTAGCAAATGACGTCGCAGAGCAGTGGAAGACTAACGAAGCTCAAGCCATAGAGACAG CCCGAACATGGACCAGGCTTTATGCCGGAAACAATATTGAAGTCTAG